A region of the Ptychodera flava strain L36383 chromosome 22, AS_Pfla_20210202, whole genome shotgun sequence genome:
TCAAAGCCGCACAGTGACGACGACGTCCATTCAAAGTAtaattttggaataatattaCAGTTCTATGTTTGGATAAATGACTGCCAAAACCACGTTCGAATAATCaaccatttcaaaattttctccaTGGAAATTCTTTCCAGTTATTTTTACATATAACGAAagacactatttttttttataaatatggAAGAACTAATTGTTCTGAAGTTATGACACGCCTGCCAGAACATTTCCCGATACTGAAATTGCATTTCTCACGAAGCTTTGCTTCCAGAAAAAAGTATGGTTGGTGCAATAAATTGCCTACTTTTCTaagtattttacatattttttttccgAAGATAAAGCCACTGCGGCATAATTCCTCGAGGATCTGGATGCTTTCTGGAATGTTATAATGGAAAAACTCAAAGTTATAACGATGTAAAACCATTATTACCGTGTGATGCTTTTTTCATCTCCTTATGGATCACATTAAACGCAGACGATAAATTGTGAACAACTGCAATTTTAAAGATACACCTAGGGGTGCTATcgcttatgcaaataagctgcgACAGGTGGACCATGGCACGCGACTGGATGATGACGAATACACAGGCTTACAATGTATCAATCAACATGGCCTCCTGTAGCCGTCGTCTCTGCCTGCGCGATTTTTTACCTTCGTCACGCGCGCGCAACATCACATCGTCCACCCTCTTTCTTCTCACAGCACCTTGGAATACTATCAGGTACTCCCTTTCCCAATTGACGAAATGCTTTGATGGAACACTAACACGTAAAAAAGTCGATGTCGACTAAAGAGCAGAGATTGCAGAGAAGCGTTGGAACTATTTCACGAACTATTCCTGACAAAAAAACCCGGACTATCTCTGTCATTCATTAATCATGAGAATCTGAGGATTAAACTACTTTACTTATAAAACGTAAaagttttttattgaaaaagaaaCGACATATAGGAAGAAACCAGCCAGCGCAGAAACTATATGTCCCCATCTTTCAGCTAACATTCACCCCTCCGACCCGACTCTCTCTGAAAATTTGACTTGTCTTATCTCTGACCACATATTTGCGCGCAAACCGTTAAAACACTCCATCATTTGACGCAAATTGGTTTCTTTTCAGATTTACATAGGGTCAGTGACTGCGACAACTTGCGAATGAGACTTTATTCAGGCGTAAATCATCCAGATCGACTTTCTGTTGCGTAATTGTCAATTTCATTCGCTCATTAAAAGCGTCTCGCTATCTATTCTCTCGTAATTGACTGCAGAAAAAAAACGTGTGCATTGAGCTTGGAGTGCCTAGCACATGTTGCGCGCGATCGACCATCCTTTATCCTGGCAACCGACTCCGCTATTTCCCACGTTTGGGAGATCGCTGTCCCCGTACAAACTGAAACGTGTATTTCCAATATTGAAATGCCACCGATGTGTCGTACAGCATGTTTTGAACACGCTGTTCACGGGGGTATTGCCAACGAGCTCCTTTTAACCCAAGTGCCAATCACTTTGGCCATAGTTCTACCTCTCTGGTTAGATGCAGCTTGCTGTTCGCTGACGGCTGTATGGAGACTCACACACGACCAACGCATGCCACTCGCGTGCCGTCCAATATGGCCCCAATTTCGCAACGGCTGTCCCAACCTCTTTTAATGCACTGGCAATATTACGAACGCTGTTCCGACTCTTTCACAGCGAAAAATACATTATGTCGACCCTAACTCTTTCGGTAAGGTTGTTTGCGAACTCTCACCTCCATGTCAATCGGCACTTAGACTTATTAAAGGTGGTCACGACTACAAGCCCATCCGACCTTGGAAACCCCGAACAACATGATCTCATAAAATTTGTTCGCCTTAAGTTTGGCCCAGTTTTACCGCGTATGATTTGATTTCATAAAGTATCAATTCGATGCGATTTGTATGGAATCCTTTGTCTGATTTCGATATGAGCTGGCGATGCGACCAGGACAAAAAAGTTATTAACAGAGGGGTGTTTTCATCTGAAATCAGAAATACAGCGACAGTATCAAGGGGCATTCCGTGTAAATCTACGATAACACGTTAGAAGGCATTGTTCCAGCGTTTTCCGCCACACGACGGCAACATTTCGAGTGGTAGGTTGAATTTTACCGAACAATATAGCCATACCACAGCTGAATATAGTTGAAGAAATCGCCTTTGAAATGTATAATGCCCATTTTAGTAAAGCAGACAATTTtagtgtgtatgtgtgcattTCCCAGTGTTGTCATCTAGCTCCAGGGTTGACACGGGCCACTCGGAAACCCAATGCCATATTATATGGTTGCCATCGGTACGGTTACTCTGAAGAAGGAAGAGTACTATTTTTAAAGTACTACATTTTTTCGTCATACAAGCTTTTGCCAAGCAATGACGTCATGATTCTTCGATAAGTAATCAGGACAGTTTCCGTCAAGACCGAGCCTCGATGCAATCtttatcaaatattcaaatatccaATCAGAATATAAAACCGGTCAAATGATAAGTCTAGACACCGTTGATGGGTGCAGTAATTTGCTATATAGCATATTGAGACCATGGGCCATACTTAGTGTAAGCAACAAACTCAATCTCTCAGACttcttgaaacaaaatttaaggGAAACATAGAATTGTACGTGATCATCTTGTGAAGTTGTTGTAGTTCCTTCAACTCGAGTTTCGTAGGTGACTTGgacactttgataattttacagAGATTAACTgaatagaaaaaagaaaaaagtggtAGCTAAACATGAATTTCGCTTACGTTTTATCAGTATATCTTCTAAATTGAAACTATCTAGGCAAGATGATAATTCTAGAGTTTGGAGCATTTATCGTGAATTGAACATTATATGACTCGGACATACACAATACTGGAAAGGCATAAACTGTCGGCTTTCACCTTTATCCATCACTGGGCAATTTGTAACCGTTAACTGTTCAGTTCTTAGCGAATTCACTAAAATCCAATGCTACCAGTCAGTTTACCAAAATGACGTCACATTTTCAGGAAATTCTAAAACTGACAGGTAATCTAACTTAGTTGTCGTAGGCTCATGGCGATTTTTTTGCTCGGAATCAAAtgacttttttgtaaatttaagtTTACATTTCCTTCTTTTAATATCACTCGTTTACGTTGAGGCTTACTGATTTTGTCGGTTACAATCGGAATACTATACCAATCTTTGAAATTCTATCGGAGAGCTGTTCCTTATTTAACAGGTAAAAAATAGACACAGTGtatgtcatgaaatatttattcatgTGAAATTAATATCCCCCAAAATTCACAATTCAAATCATGAGTGAATTCCTTTCATAAAAGAGATCATTTCAATAGATACAGTGCAGATAATAAAGACGCCAATTAATTAGCACACCCTATAAATGACATTCGTCTCAGTCAAATTCAACAACCTTGTTCCGAAATTTTAACctaaaaaacatatttaacACAGTGAATATGAAGCATGTATGATACAAGGCACACTGTAATTGCAATATCAAAAGTTCTATAAAACCGTTTTCTTGAAGTTTGTGGACGGAAATGTATAATCGTTATCTCACAactaaatatgttaaaaaacaatatatcaaataccaGTATTGTTCACacatttgcaattttcaaaCTGTACATATTGCAGCAACACTCCCTGCATACAAAATATAGACAAACAGAGCTTAGATAAGAAATTATAGATGTATGAAAAGCGATTTTGTCTGAGCACCGCGTCGAAGAAAGTCCAAATACTGGTATACTCTTTGGTCAACGTACCTCTGCTACTAGAATACTGGCCAACACCCAGGTGGCCAAGTAGTACTTTTATGTCGTATATCTCTTTCCTGGACATGTGATAATGCTGATAATTTTTTCTTTTGGTATTTAGTTTGACTTTTTGTGAAGATATTTGTACGAGTTGCATTTCAATAGTATCGTCTTACACAAATACTATAGGCATAGGACATTGACGATGCCCGCAAAGAGATCAGAATGTACTACGCAGATACTGATGATGTCACACTTTACAGACACTGATGATGTCACACTATACTCGGCAAATGAATGAATTGTAATAAGTTAGTGCTCAGATAGAAGCGTAGGGACTTTCCCtaatatcagctttgaaagtcTCGCTTAAAAATTTGTTGTAATTAATTTTGCCATTCATGTTTTCATCAAACTGCGACATCACGTGGTAAACCTCGTCTTCATCCATAACGACGTTGCATAACTGCATAACACTGCGGAATTCTGGGACGGACAAGTAACCTGAACGCTCTGGATCGAGTTTCTTGAAAGCTCGACGTAAATTCCGCCAGTCGCCGACCAACTGGAACAAATGAAATATGGGAAAAATGTCGTTTACTGGGGAGTATTACGACCGTCACATCAAGACAACGAGTCGCATCATATTGTGACAGACTGTGTAAATCTCGGTTtccattttgtggagtgaccgtgctcTTTCTGTCGACCTGTCTGTTtactaaattattttattttgaaaataaatttgtgaacCATCTCCCTCTCACCTCCCACTATCACCCCTTTCTCTCTCGTCCTCctcctccccccctctctctctctctctctctctcgctcagCTTTCTTCCGTTTCCACAATATAAACAGATGTTGTTTTtcgaatgaaaatttcaaagtttttgtgtAATTTATCTCGTCCTCACTCCACGTACTCGTCCGATGTTTGTATGACATGGGGAGGTGATTAATGGATTGTCCTACCTTCTGTCTAAGCCTCGCTGTCAGACCACTCAGTCCTTTCTGTGGTTCATCCACTATCGGTGCCAATGGTAAATCTGCTTGGGGATGTGACATCACGTGGGCCATTTGGTTACCAACGCGATGGGTTTGTTTTCGAACGGCAAATGGTCTCAAGAATTCGATGTAGTTTATCCTGAAAAGAATTAAAATAGGGCTCGTCAAGTTGGGGTATGAAAGGTACAAACTAAAAATAGAGAAACGTTGACAACGctacaattttatgaaaaaattatttttattcacattcatgaaagtttgtatatatatatatatatatatatatatatatatatatatatacatatacacagatGTCGCAAAGCTTCCTATGAGGTTGTTCACTACTATGCCATTTTCCCATTTGCATTCTATACACAAAGTGTAACGTTGGTGAGATTTCTGTGATGAATAAGGAAAACTCACCTTCCATCATTCTTTGTATCGAATTTCCTGCAAAGCATTTCCAGTTCATAATCACTCAGCTGTACACAAAGTTCTTGCAGGATGTCCCTGTATTCTGTTCTACTGACAAATCCCGTGCCATACTGGTCAAGCTCAAGGAACTCACGTCTCAAGTCGTCCCACATGTAGTCGATCTTTGCCCTAAGGTTGTCCTCAAGCATGTCGGCGGCGCAGTTGAGTTTGCGCGATCGGATCATGAAATCAGCATCACCTCGCTTTGGCGGCATTAGTTTGGCGTTCGGGAAGGCCGCTGAGCGAAGGGAGTGTCCGAAATGGCGTACGAACTGCAGGAAGTCCAGTGTACCGTTGGCATTAGTTATCATAGAATCCCACAACTTCCGAATTTCACCTCTTGTCACTTCTGGTCTCACGTCGAATCtaaaaaaatatgataatatcattCAAGACTAGTTGGAAAGATGTTTCCTTTCTCTACAGATGTTTCAAAACCACTTAACGTTGAGGGCGTTTACATTGATGTTTACATTGTTGCCGAGGCAGAGCTGTATACATGAAAATAGTACGCACTGGAAAAGGCATCAGTACGCGATCAAATTCCTATGTCCTCGCCATAGCCCCTGGTCGTCCGCTCTTGTATTTTACATTATATGAAATAAAATTCGCAATTACACATCGTTGAGGGACTCTGATAGGTTTGCATATTAGGCCTAACAACCTGAGGGAAATAGTTGCAGTGACGAAACACTCACTTCTTAAGCAGTTCATACAGCATTTCTTGTGTCATTCTTCTTGAATTTATTTCATCCATTTCGTTGAAAGCTTCTTCAACTTCAGGATAATGTCTTTTCAACACTTTCTTGATCACCTTGGTTATCtagatgaaaaatgaaatcgACTCGGTCAGCACATCTATGACGTAACAGTTATACCTAGTGAATTCTGTCAACACATGATAGGACACAATAACAGAGGCTAACTAATGAAAgggaaaaatgaaacaaaagaagTCCATGATATACGTGAAGATGTTGAGTGGGGTAAACACACACTAAGGAGCCATAGTCGATATCGTTATATCTGCGCAGACTCCACTCCGATGTTCTCTACTCTGTCATCGTGATCTGCGACCGAACTTGGGCACACCAAAGacatttggttttgtataaAATACACTTTAGTTTATGTACACGACAGACTGGCACGTCTTTTTTATCAATCAATTTGAATCACATCTAAACTAATACTTATATCCCTACCTAACTATATACCTACATATGCGTGTCCCTGAGTGCGTGTATTCACgcactatacatacatacactgaaGCACTAAAACAATATAAGTAATAAATATACAGAAAGTAAAATTAATGCGTAAGAAAAAGGAAAGGACGTTTAAACGGATAAAAGACGTCATTATCACGAATTCTAACCTCCTTAATTGATCTTCCTTTATTGAACTCTTCAAAATCCATGGGTTCCTCTGTTTCTTGGTGTTGGATCTTCATGACGTCGGCTTTCTTGACGACTGCGTCTTTCGATTCAAAGAGACTCGGAGCAGGACCCCTGTGAATATTTAATATTGTTACCGTTGGTGAACAGAcagaaaacaatgtatttcacatttgaGTAACTTGTATTTTCATCGTGGAAAATAAATTCACATAAATACTATTAATTCTCATTATAAGGTTATAgatttatcataattttaattaGTCTATAATTTGTAACCAAGCGCAAGCATAAATATATTTCTGAGTGGTTAACGCACACTAACTTGTACTTCACTCATTTGCTGATGAGTTGAAAGCCACTTTTTTCTCGATCGCAGGGAATGATGCAAGGACTAAAATTGTATCGCTGTTTATTTGCCATCGATATTTGTGGTACAAGATTTCCTGTCCCTTGAATTTATACTAATAACACCGTGAACAGATGTTAAAAACGTCAGACATGTTAAATGGTATAGATATGAGGGCGCTGGTCTTTGGCCCTCGCTCGGCAGATCATAAATCAACAGGTGTCAGGATGGTGGATTGAGGGCGCGATTCGAAAATGAATTTCGATGGTAAACACTTACTTCGTATCGAACTGCGACATGAATTCTGGGTATTTGACATATCCCTCGTCGTCAAGGGGGACTTTATCTATCAATTCAGCAAACTCATCATCGctgatttcaatttcaaatctaCTCTCAATTGCTGCACGGAATTCTTCCTGCGTGATGTGATCGTTGTGCTGTTTATCAATTTTGctgaaatgacaaaaaacaacaatttgGTTATTATTGCACAATCAGAGCAATCAATATAAAACCATGGTGAACTTAATGACTTTACCCGCTTTTTGTAGTACAGGCACACATCTATGGTGTCCACAACCATCTAGAAAACATCCAATAACAATGCATATTCATAACTTGGAAGACTATGTGTTACCACTCACTGAAATGTTCCCAATAAGGCCAAGAAGTCTCTCTGAAACAAGGCCATTAGTCTTGCTTCAACGGCGGTAATTGACGAGGCAGCGCTGGGACTGTGACTTCGAACACTCTTGTTGAATCTGAAAGAAATGACatcaaaatcacacaaaaatgAAGACGATAACGATACTTTCACTCTATGAAGGGCTTGACTCAACTCTGTAACGCCATCATGATGTTGCAGTGGTGTAATATTATCTTGTAAAGCATgctacaaaaacaaacaatgacAACCTACTGTACAGCAAAGATTTTACTCCTCAGAACTTCATGCATGTgatgtaaagtaaagtaaagtaagcctttattgaaatcgtatctcatttgggatcttgatcataaagtgcaataaaggttttacaaaatcaacagcgaaagagtatatatatatatatatatatatatatatatatatatatataatatatatatatatatatatatatatatatatatatatatatatatatatatatatatatatatatatatatatatatatatatatattatatatatacgagCGGACGTAGATTGATGTCATCATCGGACTGGCAGAGTGCTCAATAGTTGAACTAGAGCCATAGGTAGATGAAAGTCCGGAGCTGGATTattagattaaaacatttattcgcTACTCAGAGTTTCGTGCATCTTGCGATGCAGTCATCAGGCAAGACTGCATCGCAAGATGCACGAAACTCTGAGTAGTGAATACATGTTTTAATCTAATAATCCAGCTCCGGActttcatctatctatctatctatctatctatctatctatctatctatctatctatctatctatctatctatctatctatctatctatctatctatctatctatctatctatctatctatctatctatatatatatatatatatatatatatatctttatatGAGGTCAATATATTACAGgttcataaatattttactttgtctttttcattttttattgtctgagtttaaaacatgtatgcatgtatgtatatgtagtGCGAAGTGAAGCGTCAGTCAGGGACAGCGCCACCATTCGGAGAGAGTGAGAACTTACTTGTGGTTGGGATTTGACAATATATTATGTGGCATTCCAGTTTCACTTCTGTCTTGGAATCTCTGAAGGAATGTTTTGTAcgcaattttgccatttcccTTTATCTCCACTCCGCATCGAGCACAGAAACTATCAACTTGGGCGGCATCGAGCTTCAGGCCAAATTTTTCCAGAACTTTTATGAAGTCATTTCGATCGACCTTTGGtgagaaaatacaaaaatgtgttAATATCAGAGCGATTTTAAAGCTATAGGTTTGCCGAATTGTTGTGTTCTTTGTAGGACCCATTTACTTCAGTAACGATAGCGTTGTTCGGTATTGATAGGTTAAGCATTCGTACCCGATCAGACAAACCACAAAAATTCAACCActcttcatttcttttcaatgagAAGTCAAACTCAACATTGACATAAATGTTGTCAAAGGTAGATATGTTTTTTATGCTGGACGAaaagtaattttgtcaaaatgaataCAAAATCTCACCTCTCCTGTCTTGTCCGTATCAAGTTTAACAAATTCACCGGACATGCTGGAACATCCTTCCCTGAACTTATTTTTCAGCCATCTTTCGACATTCAGCGATTTGGCACGTTCTATTTCAATTTTCTTAAGTTTGCGACCCgctgcaaaaataaaaattgagtaAATTTCTCATATATTAAAATCATGACAACCTTGTCTTTTTTCAGTGGCGTGCATTGTAAGTAAGATGACACAGGaatgaaaaatgaacacgcCATTGATGGACGGAAACAAATAAAACTcacatagacacacagacacacagagacacaaaCAGACGTACACATACCAATTACTTCCCAAAATGTGACACGATAATGCTCTCAAAATAACATTCAGAATTTTGTTCGGATAATCTGTCTTGTCAGCCGCTATATTGACAATGGCAGTGACATGTACACCATGACACGGTTGACAACGGCATCTCGAACCTCGGCAACAGcggcaaaacaaaattttacttACACGCAGTAGATTCAGCGGAGTCGAGTCTCTCCTTGGACGGGCTGGCTGTTTGCTGACGTAGTGAAATACCCAGTTTGTTCAACATCTTCTCGCCATTGATCACTCCAACCCCGTCAACGTCATATCTAGGAAAAAGAGTCGTAATATGCTTATTTTTTGTAAACTTGTTATTCCCCTATTTTCTTTCTTTAGTAGAGTCCTTTGTTTGATCTTTGACGGAATAAATCACGAAGTACAGCTTTATGGTAAACTGGTTGTGTCGTTAAATGCAATTCACATGTTCAAGTCCAGGTTCTACTGAAGAGTTGGGATGATTTAAGTGTTCGTAGGAACAGGTAACGGCCTTGGTCGAAGGTTTTACCCTTGACCTATGTACTGAATTCAGAGCTTATCAAATTTAATCATAACAAATAATGCTGGTTACTAGGCTGAACAGCCAATCAGACGAGTCGAGCGATGAGTGTTGTCAACCATCGCCGTACTGCGTTGTCGTAAAAGGGTACATGTTTCCACAAGtgacatattctgttttgccgtATTGGACGAAATATCGACTTACTTGGTCCAAAGTTTTTCAAACTCATCATCATCCATGAAGAAGAGCATCTTGTTGAGGACGTTGCGGAATTCTGGTTTCAAAATTCTGCCAGAGCCTCCTGGATTCATTTGAGGAAACAGATCTGCCACATCTAAAAACCTAAAGTAAAGTAATTCAAAATTATCATCAGCATTTTTGGCATGGGTTATTTCTATAAAATCTTAATTTTTCTACAATCCTTGTCAGCTTGATGCATATATTTTGCCATGTGGGACAGGGGAACAGATTGACGAAATGGAAGGTCAGACAGATGGATCGATAGAATAAGAGACAGGTAGACACAGTGAGACAGACAGCATATTATGGAGACTAACAGACATATTGACTTATAAGCGGGGAAGGcagtttgaaacaaagtggcAGAAAACCTCTGTAATAGAAAGAAAATATTCACATGTAAAGTGAGACACATGACGAGTTGTGATTGGATGTTTTGGTCTGCCCAAAAAATGACGTTGTTTTAGAAACTATGGTCAATAATCACCCTTATGTTTTTTGATGTCAGGATAATTGAGAACGACTTGTATTT
Encoded here:
- the LOC139123161 gene encoding EF-hand calcium-binding domain-containing protein 6-like, giving the protein MSQASVQQRPSTQMSQAKIGNLPEIPHPLSRLGNPDKLNIRGLSSRAGERPSSNPPPRAASEIPFHITPRLSRSATGRDVLHDSLDAKKILPRIPGPFSPTIPEGIEVTVGDPAKTKLPVFGARADLQSRAESRASVASRASERPDTRFRLEVDELEMILRDRAKRGFYELRKLFVSNDPEGRGTVSRDALHRIVMTFVGKFVGPKQFNHLMARLRLGEKQVIRLDEFYAVFREPVSTEMPAWMDPVNRHHVEKITMTSSQVHLQLKEKAKQRFLDVADLFPQMNPGGSGRILKPEFRNVLNKMLFFMDDDEFEKLWTKYDVDGVGVINGEKMLNKLGISLRQQTASPSKERLDSAESTASGRKLKKIEIERAKSLNVERWLKNKFREGCSSMSGEFVKLDTDKTGEVDRNDFIKVLEKFGLKLDAAQVDSFCARCGVEIKGNGKIAYKTFLQRFQDRSETGMPHNILSNPNHKFNKSVRSHSPSAASSITAVEARLMALFQRDFLALLGTFHKIDKQHNDHITQEEFRAAIESRFEIEISDDEFAELIDKVPLDDEGYVKYPEFMSQFDTKGPAPSLFESKDAVVKKADVMKIQHQETEEPMDFEEFNKGRSIKEITKVIKKVLKRHYPEVEEAFNEMDEINSRRMTQEMLYELLKKFDVRPEVTRGEIRKLWDSMITNANGTLDFLQFVRHFGHSLRSAAFPNAKLMPPKRGDADFMIRSRKLNCAADMLEDNLRAKIDYMWDDLRREFLELDQYGTGFVSRTEYRDILQELCVQLSDYELEMLCRKFDTKNDGRINYIEFLRPFAVRKQTHRVGNQMAHVMSHPQADLPLAPIVDEPQKGLSGLTARLRQKLVGDWRNLRRAFKKLDPERSGYLSVPEFRSVMQLCNVVMDEDEVYHVMSQFDENMNGKINYNKFLSETFKADIRESPYASI